CTGTAAAGATAAGGATGATGCTATTTATCTTAATCCTTCTTATAGCGTAGAAAAAAGAGTTGAAGACTTGATTAGTAGAATGACGCTAAAAGAAAAAGCGGGACAGATGGTTCAAGGAGAACAAGCATATGTAAGCCAAAAAGAAATGACTAACCTGGGATTAGGTTCTATTTTGAGCGGAGGGGGATCTATACCAAACGGTATAAATACTGTTGAAAATTGGATAAAAACAATTAATAATTATCAAAGTGCTGCATTACAAACGCGTCTAAAAATACCGTATTTTTATGGCGTTGATGCTGTGCATGGACACAACACATTAAAACACGCAGTTATTTTTCCTCATAATATAGGAATTGGCGCGGCAAATGACCCTGAATTAACAAAACAAATGGGCGCTTATGTTGCTAAAGAAATGAAATTAACTGGTGTCCTGTTTAATTTTGGTCCATGTGTGGCGGTAGTACAGGATCTCAGATGGGGGCGCACTTACGAAAGCTTTTCTTCTGATCCTGATATTGTTAGCAGTCTTGCAAAAAGTTATTTAAAAGGACAGCAAAGTGAAAATGTACTTGCATGCGCTAAGCATTATGTCGGCGACGGCGGAACGCAATTCGGTACTGGAAAAGACGAACTCATTGATCGCGGTGATGTAATAATAGATGAAGAGAAATTCAGAGAATTATATTTAGAACCTTATAAGCAAATGATCGAAAACGGCGTAAAATGCATTATGGTTTCATTTAATTCTTATCATGGAAAAAAGATGCACGAAAACAAATATTGGATAACTGATGTTTTAAAAAATGAATTGGGCTTTAGCGGTTTTGTCATTTCAGACTGGGAAGGTATTTGGGAAATTAAAGCACCGACCTATGAGGAAAAAGTAATGATTGCAGTTAATTCTGGACTTGATATGTTTATGGAACCAAGTAACTACAAAAACGCTATAAATGCCATTGTAAAAGGAGTTAAGAATAATAAAATATCTCAAGAAAGAGTGGATGATGCAGTAGCACGAATTTTGAAAGTAAAATTTGAAATGGAACTTTTTGAAAAGCCTTATCTAAGCCAAGACGATATTGGTATAAATGAATTGGGAACTTCTGAAGGTCGAGCTTTAGCTAAGCAACTGGTTGAAAAATCGCAAGTATTGCTAAAAAACAATAATAATATTTTGCCTTTTAAAAATGGTCAAAAAATATATATTACTGGTCCAGCAGCAGATGACCTTGGCGTTCAATGCGGCGGATGGACTATTA
The DNA window shown above is from Clostridia bacterium and carries:
- a CDS encoding glycoside hydrolase family 3 protein, with the translated sequence MKKHLSFFLSILILICLISINFLGCKDKDDAIYLNPSYSVEKRVEDLISRMTLKEKAGQMVQGEQAYVSQKEMTNLGLGSILSGGGSIPNGINTVENWIKTINNYQSAALQTRLKIPYFYGVDAVHGHNTLKHAVIFPHNIGIGAANDPELTKQMGAYVAKEMKLTGVLFNFGPCVAVVQDLRWGRTYESFSSDPDIVSSLAKSYLKGQQSENVLACAKHYVGDGGTQFGTGKDELIDRGDVIIDEEKFRELYLEPYKQMIENGVKCIMVSFNSYHGKKMHENKYWITDVLKNELGFSGFVISDWEGIWEIKAPTYEEKVMIAVNSGLDMFMEPSNYKNAINAIVKGVKNNKISQERVDDAVARILKVKFEMELFEKPYLSQDDIGINELGTSEGRALAKQLVEKSQVLLKNNNNILPFKNGQKIYITGPAADDLGVQCGGWTITWQGLTGNSLTKGTTILQGLKNIASKHNLEIITDKNRASEADVVLLAIGEIPYAEYQGDTSNPSIIGNKALTQNQVDIDFAKTLNKPIITVIVAGRNVLINDYINDWDAVVMSYLPGTEGDGIASVLTGEAKFTGKLPMPWYKSVDDINSQNPDYLFELGYGLTT